One genomic region from Leptospiraceae bacterium encodes:
- a CDS encoding mechanosensitive ion channel family protein: protein MGFLTAKYYGNTILDWSIAFGIVLASVILAKIVYWISGNVFKKLASKTETKLDDIIVDMVEEPVVFAITIIGLWWAAETLTLSQEVKGWIGKVYHILIAINIAWLVERLIDSLFEEYLIPLTEKTETDLDDIIVPVVRKGVKVIIWSIGIIVGLNNAGYNVGAILAGLGIGGLALAMAAKDTISNIFGGVTILVDQPFKSGDKIEIKNHEGKVKEIGLRSTRLENMAGRLITIPNSYFAENPVENKSAEPSRKISFVLRLKYDTPSEKVEEAMTILKEICTEHASIGEPVLTSFVNFGESALEILLIYFILKEGDILQTQTDVNMQILKRYEAAKIQFAYPTRTVHIQGNEKVV from the coding sequence ATGGGTTTTTTAACTGCAAAATATTATGGTAATACGATTCTTGATTGGTCTATCGCTTTTGGTATTGTTCTGGCTTCGGTGATTCTTGCAAAAATTGTGTATTGGATTTCCGGTAATGTTTTTAAGAAATTGGCCAGTAAAACAGAAACAAAATTAGATGATATTATCGTCGATATGGTGGAAGAACCTGTTGTTTTTGCAATAACCATTATCGGCCTCTGGTGGGCTGCTGAAACCCTCACTCTTTCTCAGGAGGTAAAGGGCTGGATTGGAAAAGTTTATCATATCTTGATTGCTATTAATATCGCCTGGTTGGTTGAGAGATTGATTGACTCTTTATTTGAAGAATACCTGATACCTCTAACAGAAAAAACAGAAACCGATCTGGATGATATAATTGTACCGGTAGTAAGAAAAGGTGTTAAAGTTATTATCTGGTCAATCGGGATAATCGTCGGTTTAAACAATGCCGGGTATAATGTGGGGGCAATTCTTGCCGGTCTGGGTATCGGAGGTCTGGCACTGGCAATGGCTGCCAAAGATACAATTTCCAACATTTTCGGTGGAGTTACTATTCTTGTAGATCAACCCTTTAAATCAGGAGATAAGATTGAGATAAAGAATCATGAAGGAAAAGTGAAGGAAATCGGTCTGAGAAGTACCAGGCTTGAAAATATGGCCGGAAGGTTAATTACCATTCCCAATTCTTATTTTGCAGAAAATCCGGTTGAAAATAAATCAGCTGAACCCTCTCGAAAGATTTCCTTTGTATTAAGGTTAAAGTATGATACACCTTCTGAAAAAGTAGAAGAAGCCATGACGATCCTGAAAGAAATTTGTACTGAACACGCAAGTATAGGGGAACCGGTTTTGACTTCCTTTGTGAATTTTGGTGAATCAGCACTTGAGATTTTACTTATCTATTTTATTTTAAAAGAAGGAGATATTCTTCAAACTCAGACTGATGTAAATATGCAAATTTTGAAGCGGTATGAAGCAGCCAAAATACAGTTTGCCTATCCTACAAGGACTGTTCATATACAGGGAAATGAAAAAGTTGTTTAA
- a CDS encoding DUF3089 domain-containing protein gives MKYKFIYKVCLALFVLLGNCYTLPSPKGSPQKPEDSYPDYSDLNNWIALPSRQDHADKTPTKEMQDEQSLASGDVLYIYPTTLLEGERWNADLKDERLNKKTGIRVVRSQASIFNKCCRVYAPKYRQAIITAFFKENDNTKESLELAYSDVRKAYLYYMKELNKGRPYILAGHSQGAFHLIRLLKEEVGKEVNRKNFVVAYLVGMPVKEKEFSEIPICKDANQTSCFVSWNTYGKGSRPGYFPERFEGSSCVNPLSWKVDEEFVSSEHNMGGINNSFQFYPKAVGAGCKKGILEISKPNIPKLTVLAGNNYHVVDMHLFYSNIRDNANIRVKSFLKKK, from the coding sequence ATGAAGTATAAATTTATTTATAAAGTTTGTTTAGCTTTATTCGTTTTACTGGGGAATTGTTATACTCTCCCCAGTCCCAAGGGTTCTCCACAAAAACCCGAAGACTCCTATCCGGATTATTCTGACTTGAATAATTGGATAGCGCTACCTTCGAGGCAAGATCATGCAGATAAAACTCCAACAAAAGAAATGCAGGATGAGCAAAGTTTAGCCAGCGGAGATGTGTTATATATTTATCCAACAACCTTATTAGAGGGAGAGCGTTGGAACGCGGATTTAAAAGATGAACGCTTGAATAAAAAAACAGGTATCAGGGTGGTTCGCTCACAGGCCAGTATATTTAATAAATGTTGCAGGGTTTATGCACCTAAATACAGACAGGCAATTATTACAGCTTTTTTTAAAGAGAATGATAATACGAAAGAATCTCTTGAACTTGCTTACTCAGATGTACGCAAAGCCTACCTGTATTATATGAAAGAATTAAATAAGGGTAGACCTTATATCTTAGCCGGTCATAGCCAGGGAGCTTTTCATTTGATTCGCCTCTTGAAAGAGGAAGTAGGAAAAGAGGTTAACAGAAAAAACTTTGTGGTAGCCTATCTGGTGGGGATGCCTGTAAAAGAAAAGGAATTTTCTGAGATTCCTATCTGTAAAGATGCGAATCAGACTTCCTGTTTTGTATCCTGGAATACATACGGAAAAGGAAGCAGACCAGGGTATTTTCCTGAACGCTTTGAGGGTTCTTCCTGTGTAAATCCTTTAAGTTGGAAGGTAGATGAAGAGTTTGTTTCTTCGGAGCATAATATGGGTGGAATTAATAATTCTTTCCAGTTTTATCCTAAGGCAGTAGGTGCCGGATGTAAAAAGGGAATCCTCGAAATTTCAAAACCTAATATTCCAAAGTTGACTGTACTTGCAGGAAATAATTATCATGTAGTAGATATGCATTTATTTTATTCGAATATTAGAGATAATGCAAATATTAGAGTAAAATCCTTCTTGAAGAAGAAGTAA
- a CDS encoding sterol desaturase family protein, giving the protein MLRKLINGQILFIARIEHFFRKSKSTMFPLEKLLNFDFLSQIFALLLFLFLWQLEKWKPYYKFSNKKSHGKLNVSFSVLALLIQFPISLYTLSYLESIQFQFQGLRGQINNVYIYSIIAFLGFDMWMYFWHRLNHEFSFFWKFHSVHHSDPEMDVTSAYRFHFGELIFSDLLRIPILLLLGFSKTELLYYNAFLGINILIHHSNIAFPEKIDKFYRVFLASPEMHKVHHSEVIKEANTNYGSLLSIWDRLFHTFHLTNTSRLKLGIGEDSKPEMQTFGTLLLYPFVKLFKKI; this is encoded by the coding sequence ATGCTCAGAAAATTAATAAACGGTCAAATTCTTTTTATTGCCAGAATAGAGCATTTTTTTAGAAAATCCAAAAGTACTATGTTCCCCTTAGAAAAACTATTAAACTTTGATTTTTTAAGCCAGATTTTTGCACTTCTTCTTTTTCTCTTCCTCTGGCAGTTGGAAAAGTGGAAACCTTATTATAAGTTTTCTAACAAAAAAAGCCATGGTAAACTGAATGTAAGTTTTTCGGTTTTAGCTCTTCTGATTCAGTTTCCGATTTCTTTATATACCCTATCCTATCTGGAATCCATACAGTTTCAGTTCCAGGGACTACGGGGTCAAATCAATAATGTATATATCTATTCGATTATTGCATTTTTAGGTTTCGATATGTGGATGTATTTCTGGCATCGCTTAAACCATGAATTTTCTTTTTTCTGGAAGTTTCACAGCGTACATCACAGTGATCCGGAAATGGATGTAACCAGTGCTTATCGCTTTCATTTTGGTGAACTTATCTTTTCAGATTTATTGCGGATTCCTATTTTATTACTTTTAGGTTTTAGTAAAACAGAGTTACTATACTATAATGCCTTTTTGGGAATTAATATTCTTATACATCACAGTAATATTGCATTTCCGGAAAAGATAGATAAATTCTACAGAGTTTTTCTTGCTTCTCCCGAAATGCACAAGGTGCATCATTCAGAAGTGATAAAAGAAGCCAATACGAATTATGGAAGTTTACTTTCTATCTGGGACAGGCTATTTCATACCTTCCATTTAACAAATACTTCTCGTTTAAAATTAGGAATCGGAGAAGATTCAAAACCGGAAATGCAAACCTTTGGTACCCTTCTTCTCTATCCCTTTGTAAAGCTATTTAAGAAAATTTAA